One part of the Anaeromicrobium sediminis genome encodes these proteins:
- a CDS encoding aminoacyl-histidine dipeptidase: MESVLNGIKPGAIFKHFLKLTEIPRCSGNEKKVSDFLVKFAKDHGLEVIQDKALNVIIKKPATKGYENAPTVILQAHMDMVCAKNENFQFDFNKDAIPLIVEEDIIRTKGTTLGADNGIGIAMIMAILESDQLPHPPLVAIFTTGEETEMEGASKLNPEHISGDIMINLDSEEEGILTVSSAGGVNNIVSLPIVWNNAHNTKEAHRIVIKELIGGHSGIEIDKSRASAIKLLGRLLQGIDEKIDLNIASVSGGEKINAIPRMADAIIMIKKEDKKELENIIKEYEGIFHNEFKASDPNIRIYLEKINMPEKVFDPTTKSAVISILRLIPFGVQTMSANMEGLVESSNNIGVLTTKEDEITFESAVRSSVKSLKDEINGRIQIIADLNGAKMELKGDYPEWEFKEDSPIRELMSQVYKEMYNEDIKVKAIHAGLETGVLREKLGDIDIVSIGPNIYNAHTPDEYLSISSTVRTIGFLTEVLRRIK; this comes from the coding sequence ATGGAAAGTGTACTTAATGGAATAAAGCCAGGGGCTATATTTAAACACTTTTTAAAATTAACTGAAATACCTAGGTGTTCAGGAAATGAGAAAAAAGTCAGTGATTTTCTTGTTAAGTTTGCTAAAGATCACGGTTTAGAGGTTATCCAAGACAAAGCTTTAAATGTAATAATAAAAAAGCCAGCAACCAAAGGCTATGAAAATGCACCTACTGTAATACTCCAAGCGCATATGGATATGGTGTGTGCAAAAAATGAAAATTTTCAATTTGATTTTAATAAAGATGCCATTCCATTAATAGTAGAGGAAGATATAATCAGGACAAAAGGCACCACTTTAGGAGCTGATAATGGTATAGGCATAGCAATGATTATGGCAATCTTAGAGTCAGATCAATTACCACACCCTCCCCTTGTAGCCATATTTACTACAGGGGAAGAAACAGAAATGGAGGGGGCTTCAAAACTAAACCCTGAACATATATCAGGAGACATAATGATTAATTTAGATTCTGAAGAAGAGGGGATACTTACTGTATCATCTGCAGGTGGCGTAAATAATATTGTTTCTTTGCCCATTGTTTGGAATAATGCTCACAATACTAAGGAAGCTCATAGAATAGTTATAAAGGAATTAATAGGAGGTCACTCAGGTATAGAAATAGATAAAAGCAGGGCAAGTGCAATAAAATTACTAGGTAGATTATTGCAAGGAATCGATGAGAAAATTGATCTTAATATTGCTAGTGTTAGCGGTGGAGAAAAAATAAATGCAATTCCCAGAATGGCCGATGCTATAATAATGATTAAAAAAGAAGATAAGAAAGAGTTGGAAAATATAATTAAAGAATATGAGGGAATTTTTCATAATGAATTTAAAGCTTCTGACCCTAATATTAGGATCTATTTGGAAAAGATAAACATGCCTGAAAAAGTTTTTGACCCGACAACTAAAAGTGCTGTAATTAGCATTCTAAGGTTAATCCCTTTTGGAGTACAAACAATGAGTGCTAATATGGAAGGATTAGTAGAAAGTTCAAATAACATTGGAGTACTAACGACAAAAGAAGATGAAATCACATTTGAAAGTGCTGTAAGAAGCTCAGTTAAAAGTTTGAAGGATGAAATTAATGGCCGAATTCAAATAATTGCTGATTTAAATGGAGCAAAAATGGAACTTAAGGGAGATTATCCAGAGTGGGAGTTTAAAGAAGATTCACCTATCAGAGAGTTGATGTCTCAAGTTTATAAAGAAATGTATAATGAAGATATTAAAGTAAAAGCTATACATGCTGGATTGGAAACAGGAGTATTGAGAGAAAAGCTTGGTGATATTGATATAGTCTCTATTGGGCCGAATATTTACAATGCTCATACACCTGATGAATATTTAAGTATTTCTTCAACAGTTAGAACAATTGGATTTTTAACTGAAGTATTAAGGAGAATAAAATAA